In the Hippoglossus stenolepis isolate QCI-W04-F060 chromosome 14, HSTE1.2, whole genome shotgun sequence genome, one interval contains:
- the lrrc40 gene encoding leucine-rich repeat-containing protein 40 — translation MSRPRRADKMDSLVGFRKDEPEPSVPYGLLKAARASGQLNLCGRGLTEVPQNVYRLNIDTPEEAQQNVGFGASDRWWEQTDLTKLLLSSNKLTQLSDDIRLLPGLTTLDLHDNQLSNLPSALGELQELQQLRLSHNQLTVLLVEVCTLKNLSSLTLQGNLLENLPEELGQLENLTELDLSNNQLKELPSSLGRLTCLQKLNLCNNKLSCLPHNLARLSSLKLLDCSKNQLTDIPASLSEMLALEQLYLRHNKLCFLPKLPAPALKELYVGNNQIEHLETDQLACLAAISLLELRDNKIKTLPDQITLLSTLTRLDLTNNDIITLPASLSLLPNLKVLLLEGNPLRGIRRDLLTKGTNELLNYLRGRIKDEPETPDDGQTAMTLPSQASVNVHNIKTLKVLVYSEKQAAVIPDELFDAAAEQGVSTVNFSKNQLTSMPPRLVEFHSSLSDINLGFNRLTCCPPDICKLLQLTHIDLRNNQLSDLAPDMKNLTKLRSIILNYNRFKSFPEVLYQIASLETVLLGNNQVGGVDPSRLMKLVNLSTLDLSNNDLLNIPPELGLCSSLRCLSLDGNPFRTPRAAIVAKGTDAVLEYLCSRIPT, via the exons ATGTCTCGACCCAGAAGAGCGGACAAGATGGACTCTCTGGTGGGCTTCAGGAAGGACGAGCCGGAGCCCAGCGTCCCCTACGGTCTGCTGAAGGCAGCGAGGGCGAGTGGTCAGCTCAACCTGTGCGGCCGAGGGCTCACTgaag TCCCTCAGAACGTGTACCGTCTAAACATTGACACACCAGAGGAGGCGCAGCAGAACGTCGGTTTCGGAGCATCAGACCGCTGGTGGGAACAGACTGACCTCACCAAACTTCTGCTCTCATCCAATAAGCTCACACAGCTATCGGATGACATTCGACTACTACCTGGACTCACTACACTGGAT CTCCATGACAACCAGCTGAGCAATTTACCGAGCGCTCTTGGAGaactgcaggagctgcagcagctgagactcag TCATAACCAGCTGACAGTCCTGCTGGTTGAGGTGTGTACTCTGAAGAACCTCAGTAGCCTCACATTGCAGGGGAACCTGCTGGAGAACCTTCCAGAGGAACTGGGGCAACTGGAGAACCTGACTGAGCTG GACCTCTCCAACAACCAACTGAAGGAGCTGCCGTCCAGCCTGGGTCGTCTCACCTGCCTGCAGAAACTGAACCTGTGTAACAACAAGCTCAGCTGTCTGCCCCACAATCTGGCCAGGCTCTCAA GTTTAAAACTGTTGGACTGCAGCAAAAACCAGCTGACCGACATCCCTGCCAGCCTATCAGAAATGCTCGCCCTGGAGCAGCTCTACCTCCGACACAACAAGCTCTGCTTCTTACCAAAGCTCCCTGCACCTGCGCTCAAG gagttgTATGTTGGGAACAATCAGATCGAGCATTTGGAGACCGATCAGCTGGCCTGCCTGGCGGCCATCTCTCTTCTGGAACTCCGAGACAACAAGATCAAAACCCTCCCTGACCAGATCACCTTACTGAGCACGCTCACACGCCTCGACCTCACcaacaatgacatcatcac tcttcCAGCGTCACTCAGCCTACTGCCCAATCTGAAGGTGTTACTGTTGGAAGGAAACCCTCTGCGAGGAATCAGGAGAGACCTTCTCACT AAAGGAACCAATGAGCTTCTGAATTATTTAAGAGGAAGAATTAAAG atgaacCTGAGACACCAGATGACGGACAAACTGCTATGACGTTACCCAGCCAGGCTAGCGTCAATGTACATAACATCAAAACTCTCAAGGTATTGGTATACAG tgagaagcaggcagctgttaTTCCAGATGAGCtgtttgatgctgcagcagaacaagGTGTTTCCACTGTTAACTTCAGCAAGAACCAGCTGACCTCCATGCCTCCCAG acTGGTGGAGTTCCACTCGTCACTCTCGGATATCAATCTGGGTTTCAACAGACTGACCTGCTGTCCTCCTGACATCTGCAAGTTACTGCAGCTGACACACATCGACCtcag GAACAATCAGCTCAGTGATTTAGCACCTGATATGAAGAACTTAACTAAACTACGCTCCATTATCCTCAATTACAACAG GTTCAAGTCCTTCCCTGAAGTCCTCTATCAGATTGCATCCTTGGAGACAGTGTTGCTTGGTAACAACCAGGTGGGTGGGGTGGACCCTAGTCGCCTGATGAAGTTGGTTAATCTGTCAACACTGGATCTGTCAAACAATGACCTGCTTAACATCCCCCCTGAACTGGGCCTCTGCTCCAGCCTCAG GTGTCTCAGTCTGGATGGGAATCCTTTCCGCACACCCAGAGCAGCCATCGTGGCCAAAGGCACGGATGCAGTGTTGGAGTATCTCTGCAGCCGCATACCTACGTGA